A stretch of Primulina tabacum isolate GXHZ01 chromosome 13, ASM2559414v2, whole genome shotgun sequence DNA encodes these proteins:
- the LOC142521875 gene encoding uncharacterized protein LOC142521875 encodes MKDKVELIRKRMKAAQDRQASYANKRRRPLEFQVGDYVFLKVSPFRGSMRFRHKGKLAPRYIGPYMIVERIGTLAYRLDLPQSFSLIHNVFHVSMLRKYEPDPSHILNVEDVELDSSLSYVEHPVQILDRKERQLRSKTIPLVLVQWSRHGREESTWDLEAKMRQEWPHLFENVMNYAMYSEFPMYYQM; translated from the coding sequence ATGAAAGATAAAGTTGAATTGATCAGGAAAAGGATGAAAGCAGCCCAAGATCGTCAAGCcagttatgctaataaaaggcgTAGACCTTTAGAGTTCCAAGTGGGcgattatgttttcttgaaagtatcaccATTCCGGGGTTCCATGAGATTCAGACATAAAGGGAAGTTAGCTCCGCGTTATATTGGTCCGTATATGATTGTTGAAAGGATTGGCACATTGGCGTATCGTTTAGATTTGCCGCAGAGTTTTTCTTTGATAcataatgtgtttcatgtatctatgttgcggaagtatgagccaGATCCGTCTCATATCTTGAATGTCGAGGATGTGGAGTTGGACAGTTCCCTTAGCTATGTTGAACATCCAGTGCAAATTTTGGACCGTAAGGAAAGACAGCTCAGGAGCAAGACGATTCCATTGGTTTTGGTACAATGGAGTAGACATGGAAGAGAAGAATCTACATGGGACTTAGAGGCAAAGATGCGACAAGAATGGCCTCATTTGTTTGAGAATGTAATGAATTACGCGATGTATTCTGAATTTCCTATGTATTATCAGATGTAA
- the LOC142521876 gene encoding uncharacterized protein LOC142521876 → MKRLFNMLEYTPDLQLKLAICQLKDRAQLWWETTEEALKESGIRVTWDVFCAQFAREYSPPSYYSSKEAEFNRLTQGNMTVVEYASQFSALLAYVPHVASSDRNKLSHFMQGLKRTICTLVVAGAPVNYADAVEKAKNVEASLLLAEPQSVQPGFPQSFGGNVSMPVGAPLYRPLLPYQPTQSYQQPKQQNFTAKGKQFKKQTRSSFSRWMRQQFQQPQFGQGFRGQATRPFVPTQSFQQSSYPQPRGSAQQRFPGPQQARVHALTQDQVQDAPGGVIADTVSVSTPAGVCLMSHEIILNCVIRFDDNIMITNLIKLDMSDFDCILGMDTLSNYRATVDCFHGVVRFRPYYGSKWNFYGSDSQSRIPLMSAMEMFRILSTGNEGFMIYAVDATQGKRFEVSDIPVVKEFPDVFPDEIPGFPPQREIDFSIELVSGTNPISRAPYRLAPAELRELKEQLHDLLEKGYIRPSMSPWGAPLNKATVKNKYPLPRIDDLFDQLQGYYRRFIEGFSIIARPMTQLTQKDRRFVWTDECESSFQTLKEKLTTAPVLALPSGSGGYVVCSDASLNGLGCVLMQNGRVIAYASRQLKPHETRYPVHDLELAAIPDLNMRQRRWMELLKDFDCEIQYQPGRMNLVADALSRKVHNGMLRSLTISKVHEHLGTSGWTYQISGDYFIVSSIQVEPQILSRIKAAQKTDPHIHRLKELSRTGQTEKFSVASDGSLRFNGRLVVPNLIDLKEAILREAHCSRHSIHPGIRKMYHILRAHYWWEGIKKDISHFVAKC, encoded by the exons ATGAAGCGTTTGTTCAATATGTTGGAGTACACTCCTGACTTGCAGCTTAAGTTGGCTATTTGTCAATTAAAAGACCGAGCCCAGTTATGGTGGGAAACTACTGAGGAAGCTTTGAAAGAATCAGGTATAAGagttacttgggatgtattttgcGCTCAGTTTGCTCGAGAGTATTCACCGCCTTCGTACTATTCGTCCAAGGAAGCTGAATTCAATAGATTGACTCAAGGTAATATGACTGTAGTGGAGTATGCCTCTCAATTTTCAGCGCTTCTTGCCTATGTTCCTCATGTTGCTAGCAGTGATCGGAACAAGCTATCGCATTTTATGCAAGGATTGAAGCGAACCATTTGTACTTTAGTAGTTGCTGGAGCACCTGTTAATTATGCCGATGCCGTTGAGAAAGCCAAGAATGTGGAGGCGAGTTTACTTTTGGCAGAACCACAGTCAGTTCAACCAGGTTTTCCTCAGAGTTTCGGAGGTAATGTGTCGATGCCAGTGGGTGCACCATTATACCGTCCTTTACTGCCGTACCAGCCTACGCAGTCTTATCAACAACCAAAGCAGCAAAATTTTACGGCCaaaggaaaacagttcaagaaacaGACTCGTAGTAGTTTTTCTAGGTGGA TGAGACAACAATTTCAGCAACCTCAGTTTGGTCAGGGTTTTAGAGGACAAGCAACTAGGCCTTTTGTTCCGACTCAGTCTTTTCAGCAGTCTAGCTATCCTCAGCCTAGAGGTTCTGCACAGCAGCGTTTCCCAGGGccacagcaggctcgagttcaTGCTTTAACCCAGGATCAAGTTCAAGACGCACCGGGTGGAGTTATCGCAG ATACTGTGTCAGTCTCTACACCTGCTGGTGTATGTTTGATGTCTCATGAGATAATTCTGAATTGTGTTATTAGATTCGatgataatattatgataactaATCTCATCAAGCTGGATATGTCTGACTTCGACTGTATTCTGGGAATGGATACTCTGTCTAATTATCGAGCTACCGTCGATTGTTTCCATggagttgtcagattcagaccgtaTTATGGCAGTAAATGGAATTTTTACGGTAGTGATTCGCAATCACGTATTCCATTAATGTCAGCAATGGAGATGTTTAGAATCTTGTCGACAGGAAATGAAGGATTCATGATCTATGCAGTTGATGCGACACAGGGAAAAAGATTTGAAGTTTCTGATATTCCTGTTGTCAAGGAATTCcctgatgtatttcccgatgaaatTCCTGGATTTCCACCCCAGAGGGAAATTGATTTTAGCATTGAGTTGGTGTCCGGGACAAATCCTATTTCGAGGGCACCATACCGTTTGGCTCCAGCGGAATTGAGAGAGCTCAAAGAACAATTACACGACTTACTAGAAAAAGGCTATATTAGACCAAGTatgtcaccttggggagctccg TTGAACAAAGCTactgtgaagaataagtatccccTGCCGCGTatcgatgacttgtttgatcagttgcaag GATACTATAGGCGTttcattgaaggattttctattATAGCAAGGCCTATGACTCAATTAACGCAAAAAGATCGACGTTTTGTGTGGACTGATGAATGTGAGTCAAGTTTTCAGACTTTGAAGGAAAAGTTGACAACAGCTCCAGTGCTAGCTTTGCCATCAGGCTCAGGTGGATATGTTGTTTGTTCAGATGCATCTCTAAATGGACTTGGATGTGTTCTAATGCAAAATGGGCGAGTGattgcatatgcttctcgtcagttgaagccgCATGAAACCCGATATCCAGTTCATGACTTAGagttggctgccatt CCTgacttgaacatgagacaacgtCGATGGATGGAGttacttaaagactttgattgtgagattcagtatcaacCAGGGCGAATGAATCTTGTTGCAGATGCTCTCAGCAGGAAAGTTCATAATGGTATGCTGAGATCTTTGACTATCTCTAAAGTTCACGAGCACTTGGGAACTTCAGGATGGACTTATCAGATCAGTGGAGACTACTTCATAGTGTCAtctattcaagttgagccaCAGATTTTGTCCAGAATCAAAGCAGCACAGAAGACCGATCCGCATATTCATAGATTGAAAGAATTGTCTCGAACAGGTCAGACAGAAAAGTTTAGTGTTGCTTCAGATGGCAGTCTGCGCTTTAATGGTAGACTTGTGGTTCCTAATTTGATAGATCTGAAAGAAGCTATACTACGggaagcacattgtagtcgaCACAGTATTCACCCAGGAATTCGAAAGATGTATCATATCTTGAGAGCTCATTATTGGTGGGAAGGTAtcaagaaagatatttctcaTTTTGTGGCTAAATGCTAA